The Iamia majanohamensis genome window below encodes:
- a CDS encoding zinc-dependent peptidase, which produces MSWWRRRPGLPEDAADLVEANITHWAHLDDDERGRLLELTEWLLLHKSWEAANGFALDDTIRTVIGAQAALLVLGLTPDHYGQVTAIVVHPSTSTQRGERAGPVAGTATDDVLPIYGLAQDRRGPVLIAWDQARSAARHPERGHNVVFHEFAHKLDMQSGMIDGTPPLDRADLPEWTRICTEVYEDLRAGRRRPPLRDYGAVNTGEFFAVATEAFFDVPRELAHHEPDLYRVLQGFYRQDPAARVAP; this is translated from the coding sequence GTGAGCTGGTGGCGCCGCCGGCCGGGGCTGCCCGAGGACGCCGCGGACCTGGTCGAGGCCAACATCACCCACTGGGCCCACCTCGACGACGACGAGAGGGGCCGCCTGCTCGAGCTCACCGAGTGGCTCCTGCTGCACAAGAGCTGGGAGGCGGCCAACGGCTTCGCCCTCGACGACACCATCCGCACCGTCATCGGGGCCCAGGCCGCCCTGCTCGTCCTCGGCCTCACCCCGGACCACTACGGCCAGGTCACGGCCATCGTCGTCCACCCCTCGACCTCGACCCAGCGGGGCGAGCGGGCCGGTCCGGTGGCCGGCACCGCCACCGACGACGTGCTCCCAATCTACGGCCTGGCCCAGGACCGCCGGGGCCCCGTGCTCATCGCCTGGGACCAGGCCCGCTCGGCCGCCCGCCACCCCGAGCGGGGCCACAACGTCGTCTTCCACGAGTTCGCCCACAAGCTCGACATGCAGAGCGGGATGATCGACGGGACCCCGCCCCTCGACCGGGCCGACCTGCCGGAGTGGACCCGCATCTGCACCGAGGTCTACGAGGACCTGCGGGCCGGACGCCGGCGGCCGCCGCTGCGGGACTACGGCGCGGTGAACACCGGCGAGTTCTTCGCCGTGGCCACCGAGGCCTTCTTCGACGTCCCCCGCGAGCTGGCCCACCACGAGCCCGACCTCTACCGGGTGCTGCAGGGCTTCTACCGCCAGGACCCGGCGGCCCGCGTCGCCCCCTGA
- a CDS encoding RNA polymerase sigma factor, producing the protein MDGGTPVAEAERAVPSQAAARRPDGVDELCRALHPRLLGSLRLYLGDAETARELTQDALVRVIERWPSVQTMDHPEAWAYRVAFNLARSRLRRATAERRARARTTPVPPGRPDVDVAASIAVRRAVALLPPRQRQAVVLRYYGDLSLAEVAAVMGCRPGTVKAHLHQALTGLRLAGLADETDVADGEPTRPAPDPRPEPAPRRPEDAP; encoded by the coding sequence ATGGACGGCGGGACACCTGTCGCCGAGGCGGAGCGCGCCGTCCCGTCGCAGGCCGCGGCGCGACGGCCGGACGGTGTCGACGAGCTGTGCCGTGCTCTCCACCCCCGCCTGCTGGGCTCGCTGCGCCTCTACCTGGGCGATGCCGAGACGGCCCGCGAGCTGACCCAGGACGCGCTCGTCCGGGTCATCGAACGCTGGCCCTCGGTGCAGACGATGGACCACCCCGAGGCCTGGGCCTACCGCGTCGCCTTCAACCTCGCCCGCTCCCGACTGCGTCGTGCCACGGCCGAGCGGCGGGCCCGGGCCCGCACCACGCCCGTGCCCCCGGGACGGCCCGACGTCGACGTGGCCGCCAGCATCGCCGTGCGTCGCGCCGTCGCCCTGCTACCCCCCCGCCAGCGCCAAGCCGTCGTGCTCCGGTACTACGGCGACCTCTCCCTGGCCGAGGTCGCCGCGGTGATGGGCTGTCGCCCCGGGACCGTGAAGGCCCACCTGCACCAAGCGCTGACCGGCCTCCGTCTCGCCGGGCTGGCCGACGAGACCGACGTGGCCGATGGCGAGCCGACCCGGCCCGCCCCGGACCCGAGACCCGAGCCCGCCCCCCGCCGACCGGAGGACGCACCATGA
- a CDS encoding sulfite exporter TauE/SafE family protein codes for MRGLLASPLGLLVGLSLGALGGGGSILAVPALVFGAGESTRAATSTSLLVVAVAALMGMGSHWRAGRVRMGAGLAFGAVGLGGNAVGTVLNRHVDPDLLLLAFSAVMVVAAAGMWRRSSRPEARCDAPETPVEHDAVATPPGGPAPRPTTAGAATATQASEARSATLRVDRADLPRILVAGTLVGLMTGFFGVGGGFVIVPALVLTLGFSMPEAVGTSLVVIAVNAFVALGLRAGSLDIAWGDALPFLVLAVVGTLVGERIAGHIPAATLSRGFVGLLVVVAAYTAGSSVVALV; via the coding sequence GTGCGCGGCCTGCTCGCCAGCCCGCTCGGCCTCCTGGTCGGCCTCAGCCTCGGTGCCCTCGGCGGCGGGGGGTCGATCCTCGCCGTCCCCGCCCTCGTGTTCGGCGCCGGGGAGTCGACCCGGGCCGCCACCAGCACCAGCCTGCTGGTCGTGGCCGTGGCCGCCCTCATGGGCATGGGCTCGCACTGGCGGGCGGGCCGCGTCCGCATGGGCGCCGGCCTCGCCTTCGGCGCCGTCGGCCTCGGCGGCAACGCGGTGGGCACCGTCCTCAACCGCCACGTCGACCCCGACCTGCTGCTCCTCGCGTTCAGCGCGGTGATGGTGGTGGCCGCGGCGGGCATGTGGCGGCGCAGCTCCCGACCCGAGGCGAGGTGCGACGCCCCCGAGACGCCGGTCGAGCACGACGCCGTGGCGACGCCACCCGGAGGTCCCGCTCCTCGACCGACGACCGCCGGGGCCGCGACCGCGACGCAGGCGTCGGAGGCCCGCAGCGCGACGCTCCGGGTCGACCGGGCCGACCTGCCCCGGATCCTCGTGGCCGGCACCCTCGTCGGCCTGATGACCGGGTTCTTCGGCGTGGGCGGCGGGTTCGTCATCGTCCCCGCCCTCGTCCTCACCCTCGGGTTCTCGATGCCCGAGGCGGTGGGCACCTCGCTGGTGGTGATCGCGGTCAACGCCTTCGTCGCCCTCGGCCTGCGGGCCGGCTCGCTCGACATCGCCTGGGGCGACGCCCTCCCCTTCCTCGTCCTGGCCGTGGTGGGCACCCTGGTCGGCGAGCGGATCGCCGGCCACATCCCCGCCGCCACCCTGTCGCGGGGGTTCGTGGGCCTGCTGGTCGTGGTGGCCGCCTACACCGCGGGCAGCTCCGTGGTCGCCCTGGTCTGA
- a CDS encoding GntR family transcriptional regulator, whose amino-acid sequence MSDARPPDRRSPLPLWSQVADDLRRRLDAGEFASHFPGDVELMGQYDVSRHTVRDAVRRLQEAGLVVRERGRGTHVRSPGLEQPLGTLYSLYSSIEEQGHEQRSIVRALEERTDAEAARTLGLDDDAPLVYLERLRQADGRAVALDCSWLPAAVARPLLDADLGHTALYAELQERCGVRPRSGWERIRPALPTAEQRRLLGTAARQPVFAIERVTDGPDGPLEWRHSVVRGDVVAFVARWSEGDGTTRTSLEAAPASA is encoded by the coding sequence ATGTCCGACGCCCGCCCCCCCGACCGCCGCAGCCCTCTCCCGCTCTGGAGCCAGGTGGCCGACGACCTCCGGCGCCGGCTCGACGCCGGGGAGTTCGCCTCCCACTTCCCCGGCGACGTGGAGCTCATGGGCCAGTACGACGTGAGTCGCCACACCGTCCGCGACGCCGTCCGCCGGCTGCAGGAGGCGGGCCTGGTCGTGCGGGAGCGGGGGCGGGGCACCCACGTCCGCAGCCCGGGCCTGGAGCAGCCCCTCGGCACCCTCTACAGCCTCTACTCCTCCATCGAGGAGCAGGGCCACGAGCAGCGCAGCATCGTCCGCGCCCTCGAGGAGCGGACCGACGCCGAGGCCGCCCGCACCCTCGGGCTCGACGACGACGCCCCGCTCGTCTACCTCGAGCGCCTCCGCCAGGCCGACGGCCGGGCCGTGGCCCTCGACTGCTCCTGGCTGCCCGCGGCCGTGGCCCGCCCCCTGCTCGACGCCGACCTGGGCCACACCGCCCTCTACGCCGAGCTCCAGGAGCGCTGCGGCGTGCGCCCCCGGTCGGGGTGGGAGCGCATCCGCCCGGCGCTGCCCACGGCCGAGCAGCGTCGCCTCCTCGGCACCGCCGCCCGCCAGCCGGTGTTCGCCATCGAGCGGGTGACCGACGGCCCCGACGGCCCCCTGGAGTGGCGCCACAGCGTGGTGCGCGGCGACGTGGTCGCGTTCGTGGCCCGCTGGAGCGAGGGCGACGGCACCACCCGCACCTCCCTCGAGGCCGCCCCGGCCTCCGCCTGA
- the larE gene encoding ATP-dependent sacrificial sulfur transferase LarE, which produces MDAPTDVDTPTAPLAAAVAALEADLRARGRVVVAFSGGADSAFLAHVAHRTLGPEGCLVATAVSPSLAPDELADCRALAGEWGLRWEGLATAEADDPRYRANDADRCRWCKTALMDVLGPRAAADGATVVLGVNVDDLGDHRPGQAAAAEAGAAFPLVEAGFTKAMVREASRARGLRTWDKPAAACLASRLPYGTPVTLGALDRVGRAEAALHRLGFAAVRVRHYGSTARVEVPLDRLDDVLAARSEVVDAVRAAGYGRVTLDLEGLRSGNLNADLPT; this is translated from the coding sequence GTGGACGCGCCGACCGATGTCGACACCCCCACCGCCCCCCTCGCGGCCGCGGTGGCCGCCCTGGAGGCGGACCTGCGGGCCCGGGGCCGGGTGGTCGTGGCCTTCAGCGGTGGCGCCGACTCCGCCTTCCTCGCCCACGTCGCCCACCGCACCCTCGGCCCCGAGGGGTGCCTGGTGGCCACCGCGGTGTCGCCCTCCCTCGCCCCCGACGAGCTGGCCGACTGCCGGGCCCTGGCGGGGGAGTGGGGACTGCGCTGGGAGGGGCTGGCCACGGCCGAGGCCGACGACCCCCGCTACCGGGCCAACGACGCCGACCGCTGCCGCTGGTGCAAGACGGCGCTGATGGACGTGCTCGGCCCGCGCGCCGCGGCCGACGGGGCCACCGTGGTGCTCGGCGTGAACGTCGACGACCTGGGTGACCACCGCCCCGGTCAGGCGGCCGCGGCCGAGGCCGGCGCCGCCTTCCCCCTCGTCGAGGCGGGCTTCACCAAGGCCATGGTGCGCGAGGCCTCCCGGGCCCGCGGCCTGCGGACCTGGGACAAGCCGGCGGCGGCCTGCCTGGCCTCGCGGCTGCCCTACGGCACCCCGGTCACCCTGGGCGCCCTCGACCGGGTTGGGCGGGCCGAGGCCGCCCTGCACCGGCTGGGCTTCGCCGCCGTGCGGGTCCGCCACTACGGGTCGACGGCCCGGGTCGAGGTCCCCCTCGACCGCCTCGACGACGTGCTGGCCGCCCGGTCCGAGGTCGTCGATGCGGTGCGCGCCGCCGGCTACGGGCGGGTGACCCTCGACCTCGAGGGCCTGCGCTCCGGCAACCTCAACGCCGACCTCCCGACCTGA
- a CDS encoding IS5 family transposase: MMRALDPEVSDAVFVTLEALLPAPPTHRIGGGRPRVPDRLIFRGLLQRIVTGAAWETIEFLLDHQVSDTTLRARRDEWVHAGVFDRLAAQARAAYDTIIGLDTGHVVIDGSNHLAPCGGPGTGVGPGQKGRLGWKWCTGVDAAGIPLAWTIDGANRNDYKMLGPTLDAIAADPNHLKIGTLHLDRGFGYASLPDRLAGYDITAVDVIPRNHPGQGRTPLVGFGHRWVVERTNSWLSNFGQLRRNTDRRTEHRHAALCLATTLLITAKLIDHRNHHTRPIR; this comes from the coding sequence ATGATGCGCGCGCTCGATCCCGAAGTCAGCGATGCGGTCTTCGTCACCCTCGAAGCCCTGCTGCCGGCGCCTCCCACGCACCGCATCGGAGGTGGACGACCAAGGGTCCCTGACCGGCTCATCTTCCGTGGTCTGCTGCAACGGATCGTCACCGGGGCCGCCTGGGAGACCATCGAGTTCCTGCTGGACCACCAGGTCTCTGACACCACCCTTCGAGCTCGCCGCGACGAATGGGTGCACGCCGGAGTCTTTGACCGGCTCGCCGCACAAGCCCGCGCCGCCTACGACACGATCATCGGTCTCGACACCGGCCACGTCGTCATCGACGGCAGCAACCACCTCGCTCCCTGCGGCGGCCCCGGCACCGGTGTCGGCCCAGGTCAGAAGGGCCGCCTCGGCTGGAAGTGGTGCACCGGCGTCGACGCCGCAGGCATCCCGCTGGCCTGGACCATCGACGGCGCGAACCGCAACGACTACAAGATGCTCGGCCCCACCCTGGACGCCATCGCCGCCGATCCGAACCACCTCAAGATCGGCACCCTGCACCTCGACCGAGGCTTCGGCTACGCCTCACTGCCCGACCGCCTCGCCGGCTACGACATCACCGCAGTCGACGTGATCCCCCGCAACCACCCCGGCCAAGGCCGGACCCCACTGGTCGGCTTCGGACACCGCTGGGTCGTCGAGCGGACCAACTCCTGGCTGTCGAACTTCGGACAGCTCCGCCGCAACACCGACCGACGCACCGAGCACCGTCACGCCGCCCTCTGCCTCGCCACCACCCTGCTCATCACCGCCAAGCTCATCGACCACCGCAACCACCACACCCGACCAATCCGCTGA
- a CDS encoding MBL fold metallo-hydrolase produces the protein MRFTQHYLDCLSQASYLVGDETTGRAAVVDPRRDVDEYLAEAADAGLTITHVIETHVHADFLSGHLELAAATGAEIVYGEAADVEFPVHHAADGERISLGEVTLEVRTTPGHTPESISIVVWEHPDDEVPYGVLTGDTLFIGDVGRPDLLSSVGVSADELAGRLHDSLHEKLLTLPDATRVFPAHGAGSACGEDLSTETSSTIGDQRRSNYALAPMSRERFVEVVTEGQPPAPAYFAYDAGANRRDHDLLPPGAPPALDVDGVRAAQGAGAVVVDVRPAADFAAGHLAGSVNLGLDGRYAEMAGTTLAPDDDIVLVTGPGQATEARVRLGRIGFDRVLGALEGPEAALAAHPELSRRASRLTADALDARRAEDPSIQVVDVRGPGERLAGTIPGALSIPMAELRARRAELDPSRPVVVHCAGGYRSSLAASWLRSQGLDDVSDLVGGYAAWADRHAAA, from the coding sequence ATGCGGTTCACCCAGCACTACCTCGACTGCCTCTCCCAGGCCAGCTACCTCGTCGGCGACGAGACCACCGGCCGGGCCGCCGTCGTCGACCCCCGCCGGGACGTGGACGAGTACCTCGCCGAGGCGGCCGATGCCGGCCTCACCATCACCCACGTCATCGAGACCCACGTCCACGCCGACTTCCTCTCCGGCCACCTCGAGCTGGCCGCCGCCACCGGGGCCGAGATCGTCTACGGCGAGGCCGCGGACGTCGAGTTCCCGGTGCACCACGCCGCCGACGGCGAGCGCATCTCCCTCGGCGAGGTGACCCTCGAGGTCCGGACCACCCCCGGCCACACGCCCGAGTCGATCTCGATCGTGGTCTGGGAGCACCCCGACGACGAGGTCCCCTACGGCGTGCTCACCGGCGACACCCTCTTCATCGGCGACGTGGGCCGGCCCGACCTGCTGTCCTCGGTGGGCGTCTCGGCCGACGAGCTGGCCGGCCGCCTCCACGACTCGCTGCACGAGAAGCTCCTCACCCTCCCCGACGCCACCCGGGTCTTCCCCGCCCACGGCGCCGGCTCGGCGTGCGGCGAGGACCTCTCGACCGAGACCTCCTCGACCATCGGTGACCAGCGCCGCAGCAACTACGCCCTCGCCCCCATGAGCCGGGAGCGCTTCGTCGAGGTGGTCACCGAGGGCCAGCCGCCCGCGCCCGCCTACTTCGCCTACGACGCCGGGGCCAACCGCCGGGACCACGACCTGCTCCCCCCGGGTGCCCCGCCCGCGCTCGACGTCGACGGGGTGCGGGCGGCCCAGGGCGCCGGCGCCGTGGTCGTCGACGTGCGGCCCGCGGCCGACTTCGCCGCCGGCCACCTCGCCGGCTCGGTCAACCTCGGCCTCGACGGCCGCTACGCGGAGATGGCCGGCACCACGCTGGCCCCCGACGACGACATCGTGCTGGTCACCGGCCCGGGACAGGCGACCGAGGCCCGCGTGCGCCTCGGGCGCATCGGCTTCGACCGGGTCCTCGGCGCCCTCGAGGGGCCCGAGGCCGCCCTGGCCGCCCACCCCGAGCTCAGCCGGCGCGCCTCGCGCCTCACCGCCGACGCGCTCGACGCACGGCGGGCCGAGGACCCGTCGATCCAGGTGGTCGACGTTCGGGGGCCGGGCGAGCGGCTGGCCGGCACCATCCCCGGCGCCCTCTCGATCCCGATGGCCGAGCTCCGGGCCCGGCGGGCCGAGCTCGACCCCTCCCGGCCCGTCGTCGTGCACTGCGCCGGCGGCTACCGCTCCTCCCTCGCCGCCAGCTGGCTCCGCAGCCAGGGCCTCGACGACGTCTCCGACCTCGTCGGGGGCTACGCGGCCTGGGCCGACCGCCACGCCGCGGCCTGA
- a CDS encoding AzlC family ABC transporter permease: MAPLALGVAPFGLVVGATAAEEGLSTLQAVGLSVGVFAGASQLAAIDLLGAGAPLLVVIATALVINMRMVMYSASLAPHVRELPRRRRLAMSYLLVDQAYALSVLRWERHDEPVRVRFAFYLAVALPLWTIWQTTTLVGAVVGSRVPDGVPLSFTVTLVFLAVLVPSLTDRPRIVAAVVAGGVAMGARGLPADLALIVGAVCGIAAGVWAEARADTGGGA, translated from the coding sequence ATGGCGCCGCTGGCCCTCGGGGTCGCCCCCTTCGGGCTGGTCGTGGGGGCGACGGCTGCCGAGGAGGGCCTCTCCACCCTGCAGGCGGTGGGGCTGTCGGTCGGGGTGTTCGCCGGCGCCAGCCAGCTGGCCGCCATCGACCTGCTGGGCGCAGGGGCGCCGCTCCTCGTCGTCATCGCCACCGCCCTCGTCATCAACATGCGGATGGTCATGTACTCGGCGTCGCTGGCCCCCCACGTGCGCGAGCTGCCCCGGCGCCGGCGGCTGGCGATGAGCTACCTCCTGGTCGACCAGGCCTACGCCCTCTCCGTGCTGCGCTGGGAGCGCCACGACGAGCCCGTCCGCGTCCGCTTCGCCTTCTACCTGGCGGTCGCCCTCCCGCTCTGGACCATCTGGCAGACCACCACCCTGGTGGGCGCGGTCGTGGGCAGCCGGGTGCCCGACGGGGTCCCCCTCTCGTTCACCGTGACCCTCGTGTTCCTCGCCGTGCTGGTGCCGAGCCTCACCGACCGCCCCCGCATCGTCGCCGCCGTGGTCGCCGGGGGCGTGGCCATGGGCGCCCGGGGGCTGCCGGCCGACCTCGCCCTCATCGTGGGCGCGGTCTGCGGCATCGCCGCCGGCGTGTGGGCCGAGGCCCGAGCCGACACGGGAGGCGGGGCGTGA
- a CDS encoding AzlD domain-containing protein, whose translation MSDTWIVIVVVGLGTLAARGSFLMVAHRGDEVSPRVARVLRMIPPAALAAIVGLQLSDPDGSTGLVARLVAAGVAIGITWRWANLALALVVGVVVVVALDAVI comes from the coding sequence GTGAGCGACACCTGGATCGTCATCGTCGTCGTCGGCCTGGGCACCCTCGCCGCCCGGGGCTCGTTCCTCATGGTCGCCCACCGGGGCGACGAGGTCTCGCCCCGCGTCGCCCGCGTGCTGCGGATGATCCCGCCCGCCGCCCTCGCCGCCATCGTCGGCCTCCAGCTCTCCGACCCCGACGGCTCCACCGGCCTGGTCGCCCGCCTGGTCGCGGCCGGGGTGGCCATCGGGATCACCTGGCGCTGGGCCAACCTGGCCCTGGCCCTGGTCGTCGGCGTGGTGGTGGTCGTCGCCCTCGACGCCGTGATCTGA